Below is a window of Paramisgurnus dabryanus chromosome 20, PD_genome_1.1, whole genome shotgun sequence DNA.
atggagttggtgaaactggcagctatacagcgaatcctactatttcatttgtgcatttcatatccgtTAAATCTTAGTCTACCGGCAAGTATTTTAGCTGCATAAATAAATCGggtaaaattacaaaaaaaaaaactaattaggattattaatgttaattcgactttgcatcgaagtttttttaatgttttataactttgaggcaactgcatgccatattctttataaacattcaaaataaactgcGCACTTGATTACTGCTTGTATAGTCTCCTCAGCTCAACACaatttccacattaaaactaatcaaagctaaaatctaaagtattaatatatatatatattatatgttatatttgaggtagacagacaggctcCAGAAATGCTTCCATTAAGCTTTATCTGCATTGTAACGACGCTGCTTGCGCATCCACtgtccaagcacaataaacgCGTGAACCAATGAAcaacaacagtttgtttttatatattttaagtgtaatgcacagACAAGTACCTCCACGACCCACCGTATTCCCCTGTGCAACGCACTTATTGGGAACCCCTAATATAAATGATCCTTTCAAGTGAAGGCATAGCGGATGAATTGGAGCAGTTTAAAAACATGATACGTTTGGAAATAAAGTTGCGGGTTTTGCACGGGTTTGAGATAAAATATAGAAGGTTGAATTTAGttgtttgaaatatttttaccagATATTCCTAATTCATTTAACTTGAactatttctaaaatgtttctttaataaagaacaccgCTATCTCAGAACGCAGCGAAACCTATTACATGAAGTGAATTattgattgtcgagcaatcgatatcaacctattcagcaccTCCACCATGGACAGCACTCGCTAAGGTTGAACTTAAGAAGGTTTACCTTAAGCAACATCCTAAGGTATAGTTCGGAGAACACACGTAGGAAAGGTAAACCTGTAGTTAAGGTGTACCTTTTGAGTCTTTGTAGCGCGCTAAGAGACAACGTTATCGGAGAACGCAGCCCAGGTATGTCAGGAAGTCTGTAGGCTTTTGGGGATTCAATGGCATAGCTGCCAGGAACTTCAGACCTTGCAGAAGTAAATTTACATCTAATGTCAGATTCTCTTTTTACATATTGTATGGCTTTGACTGAAGCAGTACAAAAAAAGCAAAATCTGGTTCAGGATGCTGGAAAAATTACGGAAAACATAATATTGTGCCAGGGCaaatgatttataaaaaattaaaacactCAGGCCTACAACCAAGATGGGACGATCCTTATGCTGTCCTACTAGGTACACCTTCAGCAATAAAATTCAACAATAAACTcagctagggatgcaccgataccgatactggtatcgggtatcgacctcgataccacattttctaaagtactcgtactcgttaaaagtcccccgatacatgaaatcgataccacggtctgagaaatgtctatgttttttgcggcgtgtaaggggttaaagCCTCTTGTgatgtccaaagaggcagagtttaaaACAAACTGGAAAccagtcctttgttttttttcttaaattatatgactaaagctgttacctgtaaatttaaatcatgtttttttattaagtactcggtatcggcaagtactcatactcgtactcgtattccaaaaaagtggtatcggtgcatccctaaactCAGCAGTGAACTAGTGAAGTTGCTAGGTAAACCTAGATGCAAATTAGCTTATACTCCCCAAATCTTAGACAGGCGAAATGCTGTGGGATGGAGTCATGAGAAGAACTTCGTCTTTTAGTGACGGGGGGGTTCCCTCATGATGAAGATATGGGGTGGGGGGCAAATGTTTAGCTTCACCGGAACCAGCTTAGTCGCCTGATGGTTTCTAGAGTTTCTATGGGAGTCAAAACTAGTTATTTCCTAGCAATAGTCAAAACAAGATAGTTCctaacaaatttgtttaaaccaagttgtttttttGGCCATGGAGCTCTCTTGTTTTCGATCGACCATACAACTAGTCAAGAGTTAAGAAGTTCGTCAGACCTTATAATTAATGGCAGTCAATACAGCAATGTTTAACTCTGGTAAGTAGAGTTAACTAGTTCCTCAGACCAAATAATTAAAGGCAGTCGATGCTTAACCCTGTAGTTAAAATAAAGTGATTCGTTAGACCAAAATAATGTAACGAAAAGGCAGACGATGCGGCAAACTTTACTCTATTGGTTTACTCTACAGCACAAAAGGTTGTGGGAGAGGAGCAGACATACTGATGAAAAATATAAACCTTGAATgaactgtaagttgctttagataaaaatgtctgccaaatgAGTCAAATGTACAAAATGCAGTCTTTTTGTCTTTCACTTACTCTTGGTTAAAGTGGGGCCCATAATTGGGGTCCAAAGAAGGGGCTTTTTTCCGTGCAGCATCTTATATAGCACAGAGCTTAAGTCCAAGACGTTTTTTGGCTTTACCCTGTGTATGAACTCAGAATATTTCTCAGGTGCTCCTGTAAGCAAAACATTGTGTTGAGAAGTAACAGGGTCACATGATCATGATGTCACTAAAAGCAAGTTTCCATGTTCCACTAAGTTATCTAAAGTCTTCAGCTCACCTTTATGTCCTTTGGATTTGTATGCAGCGTCATTGATTAGACGGCAAATCCCAAAGTCAATTAACTTCAGTTGTACACCTTCACTGTCCACCAAGATGTTTCCAAAATGGATGTCATTGTGAAACACCCCGTGCTTTATGCAATGTTCAACTGCTTTCACTAACTGAAGCTTAAGCCTGCGTGCTCCATCTTCCGGCAGTTTTCCAGGTGTAGAGATATAATTACGCAAGGGCATCCATTCGTCTAGGTACTCCAGAACAAACATGAGGTAATTGCGTTCCTAATACCAGTCAATCATTCTTATAACATAGGGGCATTCAGGAGCTTCTTTTAACTTCAACATTAAGGCCACCTCTGTAACAAGTGGTCTGGAATATCCATGCTGAAAGCCTTAGTTTTGATGACTTGCATAACAAATACATCTTTCTTTCTCATGTAGCCTCACACGCTTGATTGCGACCTGCACAGAGAAAGAGAACATGAAACATTGAAAAGCGCAACATGTTTAAGGTTTGCACAATGTCTGTAGAAATAAGTATGGGTGCCGTACCAATTTGCCATCAGCTTTACGGGTTCCTCTATAGACCCTGCCATAGGCACCTTTCCCAAGAAAATAATCTTTACTCGTTTTATACTCGTATTCAGCATTAAAAGATTCTGAAACacacaataataaaatgtatgagGTTACATATTCACAGAGTAGAAAAGGGATCAAACACACGCTGACAGACTAAATACGATAACTACAGGCAgaggtacaaataaaacaaaacaattacaGAGAACTTACTTGAGAGTCCGTCAACAagagaaataataaacaatgaaaTGGAAAACAAAGTCAGAGAAGAACGACATACAAGAAATCATTGTCTGATGTGTCTACAATAAgatttgcttttaaaaaatacagtaaattgtGCTGTCTTACCAGAACCTTTTGGCACAAGATAATTCGCAACCGCTGGGGTCGCCGGAACCTGTGTTATGATGCATTTAAACCAGTCGTGTGCTAAAATCTGATCGATTGTTAGTTGTTGATCTGGATTCATGTACAGGCACCGTCGAATCAGATCACGGGCATCTGTAAGTTTTAGAAAAGAGCTGGTAAGCCTTTCTATCTGTCTATATAGTTCTTGTATCAGATAGTGTTCCTCAGGCTACTCAGTTTGTAGTGAATTGTGTTAACAGCACAAAAGGTTGTGGGAGAGGAGCAGACATACTGATGAAAAATATGAACCTTGAAtacactgtaagttgctttaaataaaaatgtctaaaatacCAAATGagtaaaatgtacaaaatgcaATCTTCTTGTCTTTTACTTACTCATGGTTAAATTGCGTCCCGTAATCCTTACTACGCCTAATCGTTGCAAGGGTGGAAATCCGTGCACCATCTCATAGAGCACCACACCTAAGGCCCAGACGGTTGCTGGCATGGCCAAGTATTGCAACCTCGTTAAGGCCTCAGGTGGAATGCAACATTTAGCTCCTGTAAGCAAAACATTGTGTTGAGTAATTTTGTAACAAGGTCACATGATCATGATGTCACTAAAAGCAAGTTTCCATGCTTCactatgttattaaaaaactcTAGCTCACCTTCACGTGGTTTGGATGTGTAGCCAGTGCTTTTGACTAGACGACCCGCCTAAAGTTTGTTAATTTCAGGTGCAAACCACTTTCATCCACCATGATGTTTCCAGAATGGATATCATTGTGAAGCACCTCATGCTTCAACAGTGTTGATCTGCTCTTACTAATTGAAgcataaggtggtgagctttgTCTTCCTTCATTCCCTTTTTATCGATATACGAATACAAGTCCTTCCAGTCCCTTTGGTACTCGAGGACAAGCATGACCCAGGTGCGTTCCTCGTAccagtcatacatttttatgacATAAGGGCATTCAGGGGCTTCTCTTAATTTTAGCATCAGCGCCACCTTTGTAGGGAGCGGTTTGCAATATCCAGGCTGGTGATAGCATAATTAGATGCTACTCCTTCAGTCATTTTGCAATGACTGGAGCTCTTAGCCAGGAGGTTGTGTCATCAGATGGTTACCAACTATTATTGAGTGTTTCGACCCTTGACCATAACACTCTCCTTTTGGTGGGTCAGCAGTGGTGGCCAGCCACTACTCACTTCCTCCTGGCTGCCAGCTCGACTCCTCCCTCCTATTCCAAATCCAACAGGAGGCTCTCTCTGCTGCCTCCCCAAGTCTTCGCACCGCCTTTTTTCGTTCTGATCCTTTCATTCCAACAGCTGTCAGCAGTTTCCAGACTGATTGGGCTGGAAACCCTCTGCATCCCACCTCAACAGGGTACAGCCATGTCTGCCAGCCTTTCTCTCTGCAGTTTTGCACCAGCTCCCTGTAACGTTCAGATTTCCTCTCAAATGCCTTTTCACACCCCTCTTCCCATGGCACTGTAAGCTCAACCAGGATGATCTTCTTTCCAGTGTAAGAGAAAAGGACTGCATCTGGTTTCAAGGTAGTGTGGACAAAGTCAGGAAACTGAAGTCTTTTCTTTCGGTCAACACTAAGCTCCCATGCTTGGGCAGACTGCAGAATGCTTGCACTGATCTTCCTGGGACCTGGTAGCTTTGAACCCTCCTTTACAAAAGCACCATCTGTATCTGCCCTGAGCAAGTGCTGTGCTGCAACCTGTCAAGACATGGGCCATTGTTCCTTTCTTCCTGCAGAGCTTGCACAGAGGGTCATCCCTTAACCCCCATCTGTGGAGGTTCACAGGGGAAGGAAGGGTGTCATAAACGGCCCTCAGTAAAAAGGATATTCGGTATGGCTCCAGCCTCCAGAGATCATTCCATGACACTTTCCGCTTAAGGAGATCCCACCGAGTCCAGGCACCCTGGGATCCAAGTTCCACTGCCTTTGCCCTTCTTCGCTCTTCCTCTAAATCCCTTACTTCTGCCTGGATCATGGCTTTTCTTTCCACTGAATTGGCTTTCCCCCATGTATGAAAGTGGGACATACCAAGGCCTTGCCGTCCTACACAGGGTGTTCCAATGATATCTTTGGAAAACAAGTGGTCAAGAAAGTATTAGATCCTCTTTCtgataaatgtgaccctgtctgtaaaaccCGGTTATGAGATTATAGGATcttaaaagtttgattttagccatatgtagaaaacagtacatcactgaaaatgactttagctaggtgttcacaggcagggtcacaaatgtattggtattgcatttacatgcagggcttgacattaactttttgaggaacttgtccttcggacaagtaaatttatgtttcacttgtccatgcacaaaagtcaGTAAAGAtgaataatataatgtattttttgtgttttgctaatcagtggcggagcaagggatttttcataggggtggccaggcaggggccagcagttactctggggtggcacataaaatctctatcatccaaccttaaaatacttttaaatagGTGCGTTAATCAC
It encodes the following:
- the LOC135787386 gene encoding serine/threonine-protein kinase pim-3-like, coding for MYDWYEERTWVMLVLEYQRDWKDLYSYIDKKGMKEDKAHHLMLQLVRADQHCLKHEVLHNDIHSQNIMVDESGLHLKLTNFRMGRLVKSTGYTSKPREGAKCCIPPEALTRLQYLAMPATVWALGVVLYEMVHGFPPLQRLGVVRITGRNLTMNARDLIRRCLYMNPDQQLTIDQILAHDWFKCIITQVPATPAVANYLVPKGSESFNAEYEYKTSKDYFLGKGAYGRVYRGTRKADGKLVAIKRVRLHEKERCICYASHQN